In Burkholderia lata, the DNA window CCCCGCCAGCGCACGGTGACCGGCGGGGCCGGCTGATCCGGGGACCCGGCGGGCGATGCGGAAACGGCAACAGGCGTAGACACGATGGAAACCGGCGAAACGGACATGGGCGGTAGTTTACCGAAAACCCGTGGGTCTCGCCGGCCTTGGAGAGGGGACGGATCGCCGGTATCCGTCGGAGGAAATAGTGGTCAGACGGTGCGCCATCCGTCATGGAGCAGCGCGGTCACGCGTTCGCGCAGCCGTGCCAGCCCGCCGAGCGCGACTTCCCGGGGCGGCCGCGATACCGAGAACGCCACGCACGCGCCCTCGCGACCTTCCGCGCTGAGCCACAGCCGCTCGCCGCGGCGCAGCTTCAGCGTCTCGCCGTCGACCAGGAAGTAGTCGTCGACGTCGTTGCTGCGCGTCGCCCACACCGGCCCGCACTGCACCACCAGCCGCGTGCTGCGTTGTACCTTCATCGGCACGGTTTCGCCCGCGGGGATTTCGAACGTGATGCTTGAAGAAATTTCTTGCATGATCGACTCCGCCAATAAGTGCTTCGATGGCTACAATCGTAGTCACTTCAAGGCGTCTGACAAAACGACCAATTTTCACGTCGATGTGAGGAAAATTAGCAAATGGACCTCCGCCAGCTACCTGCGCTGAACGCGATTCGCGCGTTCGAAGCCGCCGCCCGTCACGAGAATTTCTCGCGCGCCGCCGACGAGCTGTACGTCACGCACGGCGCGGTCAGCCACCAGGTACGCGCGCTCGAGGAGGAGCTCGGCGTGCAGCTGTTCACGCGCAACGGCAAGCGGCTGTGCCTGACCGACGCCGGCATGCGCTACGCGCAGCAGATCCGCACCGCGCTGATGGTGATCGCCGATGCGACCCGCGACGTGCGCGCGAGCGACCGCGACCGACGGCTCGTGGTGTCGATGCTGTCGTCGTTCGCCGCGCGCTTCATCACGCCGCGCATCGGCACGTTCATCGAGCGGCATCCGGAAATCGACGTCGAGCTGCAGTCGACCAACTCGCTCACCGATTTCGCACGCGACGACGTCGACATCGCGATCCGCTTTGGTCAGGGCAACTATCCGGGGCTCCATGTCGAGCCGCTGTTCGACGAGGTGTTCTTTCCGGCGTGCGCGCCGACGCTCAATGGCGGCAAGCTGCCGCAAACGCCCGCCGATCTCGCGCACTACAACCTGCTGCGCTCGGACGACGAGCTGTGGCGGCCGTGGTTCGACGCGGCCGGGCTCAAGACGCTGACCGAGCCGAAACGGGGGATTCTGTACCAGGATTCGTCGAACCTGCTGCTGGCCGCGATCGACGGCCAGGGCATCGCGCTGGTGCGCCGCTCGCTCGCGGTGCACGACCTGCTCGACGGGCGCATCGTGCGCCTGTTCGACATCGACGGGCCGAGCCCGTGGCACTATTTTTTCGTGTGTCCGCCGCCGCTCCTGAACACGCCGCGCGTGCAGGCGTTCAGGACCTGGCTGCTTCAGGAAGTCGCCGAATACAAGCGGCTGTGCGACGAGCTGGACGCGCGGCGCGCGGCGGGGAAGACCCCCGCCGAGTGCGCGCAGGAAGGAGGCTGGAAAGCGCTTAGAGTACGACCTTGACCATCGGATGGCCGGTCAGTGCGCGGTAGATGTTGTCGAGCTGTTCCTGGCTCGTCGCCCGCACGGTGATCGTGAGGCCCGTGTAATTACCGCCGCTCGACGCGCGCTCCTCGATCTTCTCGACATCGATCTCGTTGTCGTGAACCGCGACGACCTTGAAGATCGTGTCCTTGAACTCGGGGTGCGCCTTGCCCATGATCTTGATCGGGAAATCGCACGGGAACTCCAGCAGCGACTCCTTCCGGGTATCGATCGCGCCGGTCACCTCGATGGTTTTGGTCGGTTCGCTCATCATTTGCTCCGGGTTAGGTCAAACTGTTCAAACTCGCGCGCTTTCGCGCGCTGGTACGCGTCATACAACGCCGCGAACACGGGGCCCGGCTTGCCGCCCTGCACGGGCAGATCGTCGAGCGACGTGACGGGCAGCACTTCCTTCGTGGCCGACGTGATCATGATTTCGTCGGCTGCGCGCAACTCCACTTCGCTGATCTCGCGTGCAACGAACGGAATCTTGCATTCGTCGGCCAGCTCCTCGATCAGCGCGTAGCGGATCCCCTCGAGGATCTTGTTGCTGCGCGGCGGCGCAAGCAGCTCGCCGTTCTTCACGATCCACACGTTCGACGACGAACCTTCCGTCAGGTTGCCGTCGCGCAGCTGCAGCGTCTCGAACGCATCGCGTTCGGCCGCATGCTGCGCCATCAGCACGTTGCCGAGCAGCGAGATCGACTTGATGTCGCAATGCAGCCAGCGACGATCCTCGGCCGTCACGCAGCGCACACCCTGCGCGCGTTCTTCGGCGGACGGCAGGCGCAGCGGGCTCGTCATCACGAACACCGTCGGCACCGCGTTCGCCGGGAACGCGTGGCCGCGCTTCGCGACACCGCGCGTCACCTGCAGGTAGACGAGCGCGTTGCCTTCGCCGAGCCCTTCGGCATTCGCCGCGACGACGCGCTCGATCAGCGCACGCCAGCCCGCGTCGTCGTGCGGGCTCGCGATGCCGATCTTCTTCAGGCTGCGCTCGAGCCGGGCCAGATGCTGCTCGATCCGGAACGGCACGTGCGCGCCGTCGTGCGCATAAACGGGGACGACTTCATACACGCCGTCGCCGAAGATGAACCCGCGGTCGAGCACCGGTACACGGGCTTCCGACAGCGGCACCATTTCCTCCTGCGACGACACGCTGAGGTAGACGATCGGTTCAAATTCGGCTTGGCTCATAGCTATGACAGATGGGGATGAAGTCGTAAAAACAAAGGCCCGTCGTGCTTACTTCTTCTTGCTGAACATCAGCAGGATCGAGTCCCAGATACGCCCGAAGATACCCGCTTCCGGCACGGCCTGCAGTGCCACAACCGGGAATTCGGACAGCGTCTTGCCGTCGGCGACGATCTTCACGGTGCCGACCTGCTGGCCTTCCGCGAGCGGCGCGATCAGCGGCGCATTGACGTCGACTTCCGTCTTGATCTTGTCGCCGAGGCCGCGCGGCACGGTCGCCCACTGGTCGCCCTTCACGCCGACCTGCACGGTGTTTTCCTTGCCCTTGTAGATGCGCGGCGTCGACATCGCCTGGCCGCCCTTGAACAGGCGCACCGAATCGAACGCGCTGTAGCCGTAGTTCAGCATCTTCATGCTGTCCTGCGTGCGCTCGCCTTCCTTCTGCTCGCCCATCATCACCGACACCAGGCGGCGCTGGCCGTCCACACCCGGGATCGCGCGCTTCGCCGACGCGATCAGGCAGTAGCCGGCCGCTTGCGTATGGCCCGTCTTCAGGCCGTCGACCGTCGGGTCGAGCCACAGCAGGCGGTTGCGGTTGCCCTGGCGGATGTTGTTGTACTTGAATTCCTTCTCCGAGAAGATGCTGTAGTACTGCGGAAAATCGCGGATCAGGTGCGCGGACAGCTTCGCGAGGTCGCCGGCCGTCGTGTAGTGGTTCGGGTCGGGCATGCCGTTCACGTCGGCGAAGTGCGTGCCCTTCATGCCGAGGCGCGCAGCCTCGTCGTTCATCAACGTGACGAACTGCCCTTCGCTGCCGCCCACGAGTTCGGCCAGCGCGATCGCGGCGTCGTTGCCCGACTGGATGATCATCCCGTACACGAGGTCGTGCACGGACACCGGCTTGTTCGCCTCGATGAACATGCGCGACTCGTCGCGGCCGACGCGGCGCACGGCCTCGCTCGGCGTGACGATCTGCTCCATCGAGATCTTCTTCTTGTCGAGCGCCTCGAACACGAGGTACGCGGTCATCAGCTTCGTCAGCGACGCGGGCTCGACGCGTTCATCGGCATTGCCCGACGCGAGCACCGTGTTGCTGGTCGCATCGACGAGCACCCACGAGCGCGCATTCACGCCCGGCGGCGGTACGGCGCCCGGCATGTAGGTCGCGGGCGCGCCGGTGAACTGCTCGGTGGCGGCCGGCGCCGCATGCGCGGCCTTGGCCTTGGCGGCCGGCTTCGCCTCGGCGACGACGATCGTCGACGCGAGCGCGACGGGCAGCATCACGCCGAGCGCGACGTTGCGCGCGGCGGTGCCGAAGGCGATGGAGGAAGCGAGGGACTTGAGGCCTTGGGGAGACAGACGCATGATCGATTCAGGCTGATGGCAGAAAGTGCGGTGCGAAACGCGCAGGGTTGAACGGCAAGGCGGCGGGCGTTTCGGGCACTCGCCCGAAATCGTCGGGCGACGCGAAACGCGCCGGTTGGACTCGTGCGGACGCGTTCGGTTCGCGGCCGTCGCGAGCGGGCGGACAGGCGGCGAAACGAGCGCCGCAATGGGCCCAGCCGGGCCGCGGGCGACGCGGAATCCGGCCATTATACGTGGCCGCGCAGGGCGTTTTCGCGAACCTGACGCCGGACAGTTGCACATCCGCATCGGGTGCAGGGTGACGGCAAGCTGCACGTCATCGCACGCGAAGGTGTGCGAAAGGCATGCGCAGGCGAGGTGGAAGTCGGATTGCGCCGCACGCTGCGGCGCGATGTCGCGCGGGGAGAACGCGCGTCCGGCGTGGGCCGGAGATCCTGTGTGAGAGGCGACGCGGGCTGCCGGCGTTACGCCGGCCCCCGCGCACTGGCTAGCGCCAGGCGTCGACGATGATGCGCTTCAGCACGTGCAGCTTGCGATGCAGGAAATGCTCGGCACCGGGGATCACGACGACCGGCAGCTCCTGCGGCCGCGCCCAGTCGTACACGGAAGCGATCGGCACCGTGTCGTCGGTTTCGCCGTGGATCACGAGCGTGTTCTCCGGCACGTCGGCCACCTGCCAGCGGCTCGCGGCCGTGCCGACGAACACCATCCGCTCGATCGTCTCGCCCGCGTCGCGCAACCGCTTCGCGACGTGCGACAGCACGAAGGTGCCGAACGAGAAGCCCGCGAGCACGAGCGGCAGGTCCGCATACGCGGGCTGCGCACGCATGTGCGCGAGCACCGCGAGCAGGTCGTCGGCCTCGCCGGTGCCGTTGTCGTGCACGCCATCGGTCGCGCCGACGCCGCGGAAGTTCGACCGGAACACGACGTAGTTCAACTGCACGAGCGTGCGCGCGAGGGTTTGCGCGACCTTGTTGTCCATCGTGCCGCCGAACAGCGGATGCGGATGCGCGACCAGCGCGATGCCGCGCGGCGCGGCGCCGCTTTCGCGCACGGCGTCGGGAAGGTCGACCGCGATTTCGATCTGCCCGACCGGGCCCGCGATCAGCGACTTCTGCGTATGAACGTTCATTCGGCCGGCCCGCTCAGATCTTCAGGCGGTCGACGACCTTGCCGTCGCGCAGGTGCGATTCGACGATCTCGTCGATGTCGGCCTGGTCGACGTACGTGTACCACGTGCCTTCCGGATACACGACCATCACGGGCCCTTCCTCGCAGCGGTCGAGGCAGCCGGCCTTGTTGATGCGAACCTTGCCGGGCCCCGCGAGGCCGAGTTCCTTCACGCGCTTTTTCGCGTATTCCTGCATGCTCTGCGCGTCGCATTGCGCGCAGCTCGGGCGCTCGGCGC includes these proteins:
- a CDS encoding HP0495 family protein, producing the protein MSEPTKTIEVTGAIDTRKESLLEFPCDFPIKIMGKAHPEFKDTIFKVVAVHDNEIDVEKIEERASSGGNYTGLTITVRATSQEQLDNIYRALTGHPMVKVVL
- a CDS encoding transcriptional regulator GcvA is translated as MDLRQLPALNAIRAFEAAARHENFSRAADELYVTHGAVSHQVRALEEELGVQLFTRNGKRLCLTDAGMRYAQQIRTALMVIADATRDVRASDRDRRLVVSMLSSFAARFITPRIGTFIERHPEIDVELQSTNSLTDFARDDVDIAIRFGQGNYPGLHVEPLFDEVFFPACAPTLNGGKLPQTPADLAHYNLLRSDDELWRPWFDAAGLKTLTEPKRGILYQDSSNLLLAAIDGQGIALVRRSLAVHDLLDGRIVRLFDIDGPSPWHYFFVCPPPLLNTPRVQAFRTWLLQEVAEYKRLCDELDARRAAGKTPAECAQEGGWKALRVRP
- a CDS encoding DUF2917 domain-containing protein gives rise to the protein MQEISSSITFEIPAGETVPMKVQRSTRLVVQCGPVWATRSNDVDDYFLVDGETLKLRRGERLWLSAEGREGACVAFSVSRPPREVALGGLARLRERVTALLHDGWRTV
- a CDS encoding D-alanyl-D-alanine carboxypeptidase family protein, with product MRLSPQGLKSLASSIAFGTAARNVALGVMLPVALASTIVVAEAKPAAKAKAAHAAPAATEQFTGAPATYMPGAVPPPGVNARSWVLVDATSNTVLASGNADERVEPASLTKLMTAYLVFEALDKKKISMEQIVTPSEAVRRVGRDESRMFIEANKPVSVHDLVYGMIIQSGNDAAIALAELVGGSEGQFVTLMNDEAARLGMKGTHFADVNGMPDPNHYTTAGDLAKLSAHLIRDFPQYYSIFSEKEFKYNNIRQGNRNRLLWLDPTVDGLKTGHTQAAGYCLIASAKRAIPGVDGQRRLVSVMMGEQKEGERTQDSMKMLNYGYSAFDSVRLFKGGQAMSTPRIYKGKENTVQVGVKGDQWATVPRGLGDKIKTEVDVNAPLIAPLAEGQQVGTVKIVADGKTLSEFPVVALQAVPEAGIFGRIWDSILLMFSKKK
- a CDS encoding alpha/beta hydrolase, which gives rise to MNVHTQKSLIAGPVGQIEIAVDLPDAVRESGAAPRGIALVAHPHPLFGGTMDNKVAQTLARTLVQLNYVVFRSNFRGVGATDGVHDNGTGEADDLLAVLAHMRAQPAYADLPLVLAGFSFGTFVLSHVAKRLRDAGETIERMVFVGTAASRWQVADVPENTLVIHGETDDTVPIASVYDWARPQELPVVVIPGAEHFLHRKLHVLKRIIVDAWR
- a CDS encoding (2Fe-2S) ferredoxin domain-containing protein — translated: MDSYYQHHVFFCLNQREPGAERPSCAQCDAQSMQEYAKKRVKELGLAGPGKVRINKAGCLDRCEEGPVMVVYPEGTWYTYVDQADIDEIVESHLRDGKVVDRLKI
- a CDS encoding D-amino acid aminotransferase encodes the protein MSQAEFEPIVYLSVSSQEEMVPLSEARVPVLDRGFIFGDGVYEVVPVYAHDGAHVPFRIEQHLARLERSLKKIGIASPHDDAGWRALIERVVAANAEGLGEGNALVYLQVTRGVAKRGHAFPANAVPTVFVMTSPLRLPSAEERAQGVRCVTAEDRRWLHCDIKSISLLGNVLMAQHAAERDAFETLQLRDGNLTEGSSSNVWIVKNGELLAPPRSNKILEGIRYALIEELADECKIPFVAREISEVELRAADEIMITSATKEVLPVTSLDDLPVQGGKPGPVFAALYDAYQRAKAREFEQFDLTRSK